The following coding sequences are from one Nicotiana tomentosiformis chromosome 3, ASM39032v3, whole genome shotgun sequence window:
- the LOC104095584 gene encoding branchpoint-bridging protein, which yields MDRTLSIWVFFCFFAISVQSQGNVNPPNSQSPPPPPYSPPPPPPPSPPPPPSPVPPPPPPPPLSPPPLSPPPPPPPSAPPPPPPPPPTQRAPPPHHHQHKNHHKSDVKSPPPPPSKEKTLNWGKRLGLMFVGIAAILQVCVVAFLIIKRRQLLKADTRF from the coding sequence ATGGATCGGACATTGTCGATTTGGGTCTTCTTCTGTTTCTTTGCTATTTCGGTGCAATCTCAGGGAAATGTAAATCCTCCCAATTCACAATCACCGCCGCCGCCACCATATTCTCCTCCGCCACCACCTCCACCGTCGCCGCCACCTCCACCATCACCTGTGCCTCCTCCCCCTCCACCTCCCCCTTTATCACCTCCCCCTTTATCACCTCCCCCGCCGCCTCCACCATCGGCTCCTCCTCCACCTCCACCTCCTCCGCCTACCCAAAGAGCTCCTCCTCCACATCACCACCAACACAAAAACCACCATAAATCTGACGTTAAAAGCCCGCCACCACCACCATCAAAAGAAAAGACGTTAAATTGGGGGAAGAGACTTGGGTTAATGTTTGTGGGCATTGCGGCGATCTTGCAAGTCTGTGTGGTGGCGTTTCTGATAATTAAGAGAAGGCAATTGTTGAAGGCTGATACTAGATTTTGA